From the genome of Methanofollis sp. UBA420:
GGTTCCCCCATGCCTATCCCGCCTTCTTCGCCGGGGTCAGGTTCGCCGCAGTCCTCACGAACAGCGTCGCCGTCCTCACAGCGATCATCGGGAGCGGCGGTCTCGGCGGACTGGTCTTCGAGGGCCTCGCCGGCAGCAACATGATGACCCTCTGTGCCGGCGCCCTGCCGGCGGTCCTGCTGGCCATCGCGGTCGACCTCCTCATCTCCGTCCTGGAGAGGCGGGTCGAGGGGGGGAGGGTCGGGGGGTAGAGAGAAGAGAATGAAGGGGGGAGATAGAAAATGGGGGGAAGGCGGTGAAGGGAATATGTGAAGGTCTTCGGTTCGTGACTCCCCGGTCATCCCCCAGCTCAGGATAGGATCGGGGAAGAGCGAATAAGATATCCTGGGATAGGAAATCCTCATCCTACTGCCTATCCTGATGGCAGGGGGTCTGGGGGGCGGCAGCCCCCCAGTGAAGAGCGGGATTGGACGGGGGAAGAAAGAACAGAGGCTTCAAGAGGCGGAGATTACCATCTCGCCCCTATCCTGTAATGGGCTGCGAGTGCCAGCGAGTATGAGAACGCAGGATATCATAGATATCCCAAGGGACTCGTCCCGGTGAGCAGAATGGGGAGGGCGGCGAATCCGGCCCCCCCTGGAGGACAGAAAAAAAGAACCGTAAGGGCCGAAACCCCTCACGGCGCCCGATTCACCGGCGCGAACGGGTCGAGGAGGATCCTGTTCGGAAGACCCCGCAGGGCCACCGCGGCGAGGGCCCCGATGACGCCGCGGCCTCCGCAGACCTGAACGCCGTTCCGGGCGGCGACCTCCCGCGCCTCCTCGACGGTGACCACCTCGGCCCTCGCACGGGCGCCGAAGGCCCGCAATTCGGGGAGAGGGCAGAAGCCGTGCCGCAGGGCAATCCCCCATTCAGGGGAGAGGGCCTCGGCGGCGACGAAGCGGCGGGCCCTCTCCGCGATGCCGGGGCAGGCGGCCTGGTCGGCAGCGAGTTCGATATAACTGCACGAGTTGCCCGCCGTCCTCTCCGGCAGGTCGGGCTTGAGCATCGCCACCCTGTGGCCGATCGGGATCACCCCGTCCAGGGTGCTGAGGTGCTGGAGGAGGGCGAGGGCCAGGGCAAAGGTCGCCCCTCCTTCCGCACTGTCGGTGTCGTCGACGCCGATCCCGACCAGGACGAGGGCCCGCGTCCGCACCTCGCCCTCGACGATCCCCCCCTCGACCTTCCTGGTCACGACCGAGCAGACCCCCTCCGCCTCGGCCATCTGGTCGGTGAGGGAGTAGGCCGGGCCGCCGGTGCACCGGATCCTCTGCACGATCTCGTCCCCCTCCCGCCTGATCCCGACCACGCCCACGGCAGGCCGGGGCGCGAGGCCGATCTCCACCTCGTGCTCGGTGAGGGTGCCGCACTCCCGCAGGAGGGTGCCGTCCCTCTGCACATGGACGAGCGCCCCGCCTGCCCGGCCATGGTGGTATGCGCAGAACGCGGCGCACCCGCTGCTCAGGCACTCATGGTAGCACTCCACCCTGTCGCCGTCGACGGTCGTGAAGATCCGCCGGCACGCGCTCGCGGGAAGGGCCGAGGCGACGGCATACACGGCCGGGTGCCGCCCCCGCCTCTCCTCCTTCTGGACGATGCACCCCTCGTCGAGGAGACGGTTCACCCAGTCCTGCACCGTGCTCCGCGGCAGGGCGCTCCCCTCCGCGATCTCCTGCACCGTGAAATGCCCGTTTTCGAGAGTCGATCTCCGCATCAGGGCGAGAATGTCCCGCCTCTTCTCAATGACCCTTGACATGACAGTTCTTGATGAAGAGCAGGTCGCCGATGACGGCGCTCGCCGTCTCCACCGACCCCGCCCCCTTCCCGACCTCGGTGATCGCCCCGGCCATATCGGTGACGACAGTCACCGCGTTCAGGGTGTCGCGGACGACAAGAGGATGTTTCTTCGGGAGGATCCGCGGCGAGACCCGCAGCAGCCCCATCTCCGGCACCACCTCGCCGATGAGCCTGATGGTAGAGTTCTGGCTCCCGGCAAGGGTCAGCGCCTCCGCAGTCAGGAGGTCGATGCCCGTGCACTCGACGTCCTTCAGGGTGACGCCGTTATTCCAGATCGTATTGGCGAGGATGACCAGTTTGAGGGCGGTATCGATCCCCTTCACGTCGAAGGTCGGGTCGGCCTCGGCATAACCGAGTTCCCGCGCCTCGGCAAGGGCCTGGTCGTAGGTGAGGCCCTCGTCCGCCATCCTGGTGAGGATATAGTTGCAGGTTCCGTTCATGACGCCATAGACCGCGTGGACGGTGTTGCCGGCAAGGCCGTGCTGGATGGTCTGGATGATCGGGATCGCCCCGCAGACCGTCGCCTCGTACCTGAGTTGTACGCCATGCTCCTCTGCCAGGGCCGTCAGGTCCCTGAAGTAGAGGGCCATCGGCCCCTTGTTCGAGGTGACGACGTGCTTTCCCATGGCGAGGGCCGCCCTGATATGGGTGAGGGCCGGTTCGCCGGTCTCCACGTCGGTGGGCGTCACCTCGACGAGGACATCGTACTCGCCGCCCTCCGCGATCGACCTGGCCGTCACGGC
Proteins encoded in this window:
- a CDS encoding helix-turn-helix domain-containing protein; the protein is MSRVIEKRRDILALMRRSTLENGHFTVQEIAEGSALPRSTVQDWVNRLLDEGCIVQKEERRGRHPAVYAVASALPASACRRIFTTVDGDRVECYHECLSSGCAAFCAYHHGRAGGALVHVQRDGTLLRECGTLTEHEVEIGLAPRPAVGVVGIRREGDEIVQRIRCTGGPAYSLTDQMAEAEGVCSVVTRKVEGGIVEGEVRTRALVLVGIGVDDTDSAEGGATFALALALLQHLSTLDGVIPIGHRVAMLKPDLPERTAGNSCSYIELAADQAACPGIAERARRFVAAEALSPEWGIALRHGFCPLPELRAFGARARAEVVTVEEAREVAARNGVQVCGGRGVIGALAAVALRGLPNRILLDPFAPVNRAP
- a CDS encoding homoserine dehydrogenase — translated: MRVAILGLGSVGRGVASMLARKGLGITVTGIADSKSGVCDPAGIDVAAVLEKKAKTGLCGDPAVTARSIAEGGEYDVLVEVTPTDVETGEPALTHIRAALAMGKHVVTSNKGPMALYFRDLTALAEEHGVQLRYEATVCGAIPIIQTIQHGLAGNTVHAVYGVMNGTCNYILTRMADEGLTYDQALAEARELGYAEADPTFDVKGIDTALKLVILANTIWNNGVTLKDVECTGIDLLTAEALTLAGSQNSTIRLIGEVVPEMGLLRVSPRILPKKHPLVVRDTLNAVTVVTDMAGAITEVGKGAGSVETASAVIGDLLFIKNCHVKGH